From Populus alba chromosome 16, ASM523922v2, whole genome shotgun sequence:
atcttcttcttatttatatatgttgtagCTAAATCAAATATGCTGACATGTTGAGTAAACAAATATCACAACAAGTCTCTGCCATATCATTTTTTAGGGGTCATattttatatacacacacacggGAATTAGTAAAAAGTAGTTCTTGCTTGGCTTGAAAagccataaattattttaatatattttaaaataaaaaactattttaaaaaacattaacccATATTAAATTTGCCACCGTGGAAGAATGGACTCCCTGCAAAAGTTACTCAGCAATCCGTTGACATGTTACACGagcttttactttttaaattttttcccatttaatataaaaaatatatttttttaattttaggagcCCCACTGCCTATTTTATTCTTATCCTTTAATCATACaaaaaatgtcattatttttcaattgactTGAGCAATTACTGGACATCATATAATTTGTCACATTCTCTGATTTTATTATGTGTAAGAAGAGTTGACATTGCACGTCGATTGTGGattggtttttatatttctaaCATGGATcagataatattattaattattttagcaattttttttgtggtattcctccctgttttttttttttattattattttcctccCATGTCATGTGGCTTTTAGCAATTggcaataattattttaaaaagggcACTGGTTCTGTTGATCATAAGTAATTTAGTGCAAAACAGTTGAATGGCGAAGGCAGAAGACTAGAGAGAGACATTTTACTTGTTAATTGTAAGAAGGACGTGTTTTCGGAACGCTGTAATCTCCATTGATTGGGCTTCCTTTCCCTCGAGCTTCATCACaaagtatttaatttttctcttaaaaagaaaattaagaagttGGTCGATAATATTCAACTAATTAACATTTTGCCGGACATTGGCTGGGAAGCTAGCAAATGTGGCCAGTCAGGTGTGGGTCTCATGGACTCAAGGAGTTTCTTCTCacattttgcttcttcttcttcttcttcttcttcttcttttttatagtcttttaatatttggaattcTTTGAATTGaacaattcaagaattaataTTTGGAATTCTTTCAATTGAACAATTCAAGaaacttaataaaatttcatgtttggaataagtattaataattgaattccaaataaaattcaagctctaaaaatactacaaaaataaatcaggTGATTACCTAGTAAAGCAATAGTATAATAGGATACCCTAAGAGGTGTAGCTCGAGTGATCAAGCTCTGGGTTTGCTTCTTATAAATCACCAATTCGAGTTCCGCAAACCGCAAGCTactagaggcttacatgatcattaatttcaaggCATGTAAGATTAGTCGATGTGCATTCAAGTTAACTagttatttatgttaataaaaaaaataaaaaaaaatggtatagtAGGACGGTATACCTGCAatcttttaaagaaattataagaAGTTAGGTCGCTGTTGGAAATTGTTTTCCTGGCCAATACATTGAATTGGAATTTGGTGTTGAATTATTACAAAATATGGTAAGGGCCTAATAAGTAACGGGTTGTCTTAGCCCAAAAAAGCAGGGCTGAAAGCCACTATGTCCAAATGCAAATATTGAAAATCATTGGGGCTGGCCCAAGCAACAGGACTAAAAAGCCACcttaaatacaattaaaaatgtttttatctaaaataataccaaattaattatcatttatgtaatatcaaagatttttatcaaattaagataatccagaagaaattatttttaaaaaaaatattaatttaataattttagataaaaaaaaaaatattttaaaaataactcgaAACTGAATATCCGGCGATGCCTAAAGTGGAACTAACCTTCTCAGTACCCACCACCTACAGCCCATTCAAACGGCCCAAACTCACAACCCAACACCAGAACGAGAAAAAGCCACGAGCTGCTGCAGCCGTCTCTTCCTTCTCCACTTCCCTGAAGCAGAAGAAATTGGAAGAtggaaactaaaagaaaatcaagaatcgTTTCAGTATTCTTCTTTCTAATTTCACTACCCTCTGTTTCTTTTGCTTACCGGCCTGGAGACATCGTGCCTATGAGCAAAATGGGTCAATACCACTCGGTCcgatctctctccctctctatctATCCTTTaagattttcatgttttaattttctcttaactattaatctttgatttatttatggttCCAGTCAAGAACTGTGTGGCATGACATGATCGGTAAACACTGTCCCATTTTTGCTGTAAATCGTGAGgtactttttcttctttttaatttttttaattaagatttttgagttttaatcaaaggttttatgggttttaatgttttgaaagattaatgggtttttaattttttttacaggtGTTGATTCCTATAGCAAAGCCAACTGGTTATACAGGCTCTGATCCCTATAAATTGtgagtggattttttttttagtcggttattttggttttttgggaACTGATTTGATGTTGAGGAAAtgggttttcattttttttaattaaggttgGTGATTTAGTGGTAAATGTGTGATTTTggaataggtttttttttgctatgttGAATTGGAGGTTTAAGTGTGCTTTTGTTAGCTTTGAGGTGATATGATTTAGAGttgaatgtttgatttttttggctAATGCAGATCTTTTCAAGTTGGAAAAGAGAAGTTTTTGATTCCTTGGCTTTTTGTTATACATCGAAAAAGTTCTGAGGTTCCAATGATTGATGTGCATTTGGTAAAAATTGCATCtcgttattttattctttttttcatggTCACTGGGTTTTATTGCCCATTGCAACTGCGCATAATGGTATGCTTCATGAAGAGTATCTACTAAGTTTTGATGGCTGTTGGCTTTTTGTGATGCAGAGGTATTCAGGGAGTGATCTGCATGGGGTCACGGCTAAAGTTATAGATATGCCTCACCACTGTATGTGTTATAGCTTTACTTATATTGTGCTTCTTTTTTAGTCTGCTGAACATCAAAGTGATTGCTGTTCTCTAcaagattttttgttgttttctgtACAGTGTATGATATGGCTATGTATCCAGTATCTGGGCTCCATCCTCATTCAGTATGCATTTTTAGATACAATATAGGCCATTTAGCATGTCTCTTTTCCCGGAAAAGTGCTTATGAGGCTCgtggttgtgtttttttttccagcttctCAACACAATCCACAGAACATTTAGTACGACATGGATTCTCATCATAAATGACTAACATCATTTAACCCTCAATTAAATCACTTTGTTTTCATCATTCTTGCATTATTTCCCACTTTTCCTGTAAGCCTTCTTGAATATCGTTGATGCCatccacagtttttttttttttttttttttcaagtcaagtTATTTCTAGATTTTGTGCAAAAATTTTCTTCCCAGCACTATGTTGTGTCAAATGTTAACTTCTGGTGCATTGAAAATGTTTTCCTGGTTCATATGAGCAATCTTGAATATATTGTTCAAGAAGTTTTTTCCCGGCACTGATTCATGTCAAGTGTTAACTTTTGATGCATTGGAAATGTTTCCCAGTTCATACACTATGTTTTGTGCGCATTGTCTCCAATTTGCACTTGATGATTTAATTTACTGCTCCTTATTATCCTTGTTGTTCAGTTTCTTAATCACGCAATTATATTTTCTGTATGTTATTATGCTTGTTTCATATAGTTTGATTAAGGGGGTGTTTGGAGTATagtagtggttgtttttcaaagtgtttttttgtttggaaatgcatcaaaataatatttttttaaaaaaatatatatttttgacattagcatatcaaaacgattcaaaaatattaaaaaaaaaaatcaatttgaagcaaaacaaattcaatttttgacaaaaagtaGGTTCAAACCTCAATTCCAAAAAGGGTTTAGGCCTCGTTTGTTTTTGCAGTTGGAAAGcgcttttacaaaaaaaatgtttttttttcttcaaaaaaattttttttttggtgtttttagattgttttgatgtgctgatgtcaaaaataaattttaaaaaaaaattaaaaaaatatatttcaatgcatttccaagtaaaaaaacactttaaaaagcaatagCTACTACTGGGCTCTAAGTCTTTGAGAGCCTTCTCAATAGTTTTTGGTTCGAGTAACTTGTCATAATGCATCCAATTCTTTCCTGATAGGTTTTCTCACAGCACTTTATTATCTTTGTCTTGAACAGATGTTGAAATCCATCCAGATATTCGTCAGCAATTCTGGGATGCCCAGCGTTGGCCTAAACACATTCTCATAAGATACACATGGTTAGTATTGGTTCTCCAAAAGttaacttctttattattatctcCATTGGCTGATAGGTGTGTATTTGgcttattctatttttttaacatcttGGCTTAATAAGTAATGATTATGTAAGTTTACTTACTTTGAAGTGTGGGAACCATTTCTGTTTCTATAATTTCCTGCCTTGCTGTATAATGTCAGAATTTTGCATGCACTGTGAGTTTTTGTGTGAAGATGATGCTAAAGTATTTAAAGATGTACTAATCTTCAATCCATGGGCCATCTTCCCTGTTTAAATTGGGTCAAACATTCACCTAGTGATTTTCTGTGTAGCACACTTTTCTACTTATTGATTATGCACCATCTACCCACTAATTACTGAGCAACCCAGCTAATACTTCCACAGTTGTTCTTCTGCCAGCTAGGTTATCTGGAAAATATAATTCGGGATTTGGTTTTATCTGCATTCCTAGATTTGTTTGCACGCAGGCAAAAAATTTAGTTCTCAAATCCAATTATCTTTTCATCTCCCAGTACTTGTCGATGTTAAAACTTGACTAAAGATATAGTTTTTCAGGAGTAACATATCCTGTGTCCTAAAGTTAACATTTAATGGTATTATCCTATTTGAAGCACAGAATAGAAAGTCTTTCCTTCTTTGTTTCAACTGACTTGACATGTATGGAGGTGCCTTGGAAGTTCatcatttctttcaatttagtaGAAACTATAAGCAACTT
This genomic window contains:
- the LOC118035616 gene encoding uncharacterized protein — its product is METKRKSRIVSVFFFLISLPSVSFAYRPGDIVPMSKMGQYHSSRTVWHDMIGKHCPIFAVNREVLIPIAKPTGYTGSDPYKLSFQVGKEKFLIPWLFVIHRKSSEVPMIDVHLRYSGSDLHGVTAKVIDMPHHYVEIHPDIRQQFWDAQRWPKHILIRYTWKEQSEIDVSSGFYVLFGSGLMLSFILSIYILQSSRDKLARFVRETVAESSMPEGGVAKVE